From a single Saimiri boliviensis isolate mSaiBol1 chromosome 7, mSaiBol1.pri, whole genome shotgun sequence genomic region:
- the LETMD1 gene encoding LETM1 domain-containing protein 1 isoform X3 has protein sequence MSYVVTKTKAINGKYHRFLGRHFPRFYVLYTIFTKGFRMLWADAKKARRIKTDMWNHNMEFHQLPYREMEHLRQFRQDVNKCLFLGIISTPPFANYLVFLLMYLFPRQLLIRHFWTPKQQIDFLDIYHAFRKQSHPEIISYLEKVIPLISDAGLRWRLTDLCTKIQRGSHPAICDILALRECFSNHPLGMKQLQAFHVKALSRAMLLTPYLPPPLLRRRLKTHITVIHQLDQALAKLGIGQLTAEEVKSACYLRGLNSTHIGEDRCRTWLGEWLRISCSLKEAELSLLLHNVILLSTNYLGTRR, from the exons ATGTCTTATGTGGTGACCAAGACAAAAGCGATTAATGGGAAATACCATCGTTTCTTGGGTCGTCATTTCCCCCGCTTCTATGTCCTGTACACAATCTTCAcgaaag GATTTCGGATGTTATGGGCTGATGCCAAAAAGGCTAGAAGAATAAAGACAGATATGTGGAATCACAATATGGAATTTCATCAACTTCCATACCGGGAGATGGAGCATTTGAGACAG TTCCGCCAAGACGTCAACAAGTGTCTTTTCCTAGGTATTATTTCCACTCCACCTTTTGCCAACTACCTGGTCTTCTTACTAAT GTACCTGTTTCCCAGGCAACTACTGATCAGGCATTTCTGGACCCCAAAACAACAAATTGATTTCTTAGATATCTATCATGCTTTCCGGAAGCAGTCCCACCCAGAAATCATTAGTTATTTAGAAAAGGTCATCCCTCTCATTTCTGATGCAGGACTCCGGTGGCGCCTGACAGATTTGTGCACCAAG ATACAGCGTGGTTCCCACCCAGCAATATGTGATATCTTGGCTCTGAGAGAGTGTTTCTCTAACCATCCTCTGGGCATGAAACAACTCCAGGCTTTTCACGTG AAAGCCTTGAGCCGAGCCATGCTTCTCACACCTTACCTGCCTCCTCCCTTGTTAAGACGTCGTTTGAAGACTCATATAACTGTGATTCACCAGCTGGACCAGGCTTTGGCAAAGCTGGGGATTGGCCAGCTGACTGCTGAGGAAGTAAAATCG GCTTGTTATCTCCGTGGCCTGAATTCTACCCATATTGGTGAAGACAGGTGTCGAACTTGGCTGGGAGAATGGCTGCGGATTTCCTGCAGCCTGAAAG AAGCTGAGCTGTCTCTCTTGCTGCACAACGTGATCCTGCTCTCCACCAACTACCTTGGGACAAGGCGCTGA
- the LETMD1 gene encoding LETM1 domain-containing protein 1 isoform X4, whose amino-acid sequence MGNTIVSWVVISPASMSCTQSSRKAGFRMLWADAKKARRIKTDMWNHNMEFHQLPYREMEHLRQFRQDVNKCLFLGIISTPPFANYLVFLLMYLFPRQLLIRHFWTPKQQIDFLDIYHAFRKQSHPEIISYLEKVIPLISDAGLRWRLTDLCTKIQRGSHPAICDILALRECFSNHPLGMKQLQAFHVKALSRAMLLTPYLPPPLLRRRLKTHITVIHQLDQALAKLGIGQLTAEEVKSACYLRGLNSTHIGEDRCRTWLGEWLRISCSLKEAELSLLLHNVILLSTNYLGTRR is encoded by the exons ATGGGAAATACCATCGTTTCTTGGGTCGTCATTTCCCCCGCTTCTATGTCCTGTACACAATCTTCAcgaaag GCAGGATTTCGGATGTTATGGGCTGATGCCAAAAAGGCTAGAAGAATAAAGACAGATATGTGGAATCACAATATGGAATTTCATCAACTTCCATACCGGGAGATGGAGCATTTGAGACAG TTCCGCCAAGACGTCAACAAGTGTCTTTTCCTAGGTATTATTTCCACTCCACCTTTTGCCAACTACCTGGTCTTCTTACTAAT GTACCTGTTTCCCAGGCAACTACTGATCAGGCATTTCTGGACCCCAAAACAACAAATTGATTTCTTAGATATCTATCATGCTTTCCGGAAGCAGTCCCACCCAGAAATCATTAGTTATTTAGAAAAGGTCATCCCTCTCATTTCTGATGCAGGACTCCGGTGGCGCCTGACAGATTTGTGCACCAAG ATACAGCGTGGTTCCCACCCAGCAATATGTGATATCTTGGCTCTGAGAGAGTGTTTCTCTAACCATCCTCTGGGCATGAAACAACTCCAGGCTTTTCACGTG AAAGCCTTGAGCCGAGCCATGCTTCTCACACCTTACCTGCCTCCTCCCTTGTTAAGACGTCGTTTGAAGACTCATATAACTGTGATTCACCAGCTGGACCAGGCTTTGGCAAAGCTGGGGATTGGCCAGCTGACTGCTGAGGAAGTAAAATCG GCTTGTTATCTCCGTGGCCTGAATTCTACCCATATTGGTGAAGACAGGTGTCGAACTTGGCTGGGAGAATGGCTGCGGATTTCCTGCAGCCTGAAAG AAGCTGAGCTGTCTCTCTTGCTGCACAACGTGATCCTGCTCTCCACCAACTACCTTGGGACAAGGCGCTGA
- the LETMD1 gene encoding LETM1 domain-containing protein 1 isoform X2, with amino-acid sequence MALSRVCWARAAVWGSAVTPGHFVTRRLQIGRSGLAWGGPRSSKLHLSPKTDVKNLMSYVVTKTKAINGKYHRFLGRHFPRFYVLYTIFTKGFRMLWADAKKARRIKTDMWNHNMEFHQLPYREMEHLRQFRQDVNKCLFLGIISTPPFANYLVFLLMYLFPRQLLIRHFWTPKQQIDFLDIYHAFRKQSHPEIISYLEKVIPLISDAGLRWRLTDLCTKIQRGSHPAICDILALRECFSNHPLGMKQLQAFHVKALSRAMLLTPYLPPPLLRRRLKTHITVIHQLDQALAKLGIGQLTAEEVKSACYLRGLNSTHIGEDRCRTWLGEWLRISCSLKAAYSHL; translated from the exons ATGGCGCTCTCCAGGGTGTGCTGGGCTCGGGCTGCTGTGTGGGGTTCAGCAGTCACCCCTGGACATTTTGTCACCCGGAGGCTGCAAATTGGTCGCTCTGGCCTGGCTTGGGGGGGCCCTCG GTCTTCAAAGCTTCACCTTTCTCCAAAGACAGATGTGAAGAACTTGATGTCTTATGTGGTGACCAAGACAAAAGCGATTAATGGGAAATACCATCGTTTCTTGGGTCGTCATTTCCCCCGCTTCTATGTCCTGTACACAATCTTCAcgaaag GATTTCGGATGTTATGGGCTGATGCCAAAAAGGCTAGAAGAATAAAGACAGATATGTGGAATCACAATATGGAATTTCATCAACTTCCATACCGGGAGATGGAGCATTTGAGACAG TTCCGCCAAGACGTCAACAAGTGTCTTTTCCTAGGTATTATTTCCACTCCACCTTTTGCCAACTACCTGGTCTTCTTACTAAT GTACCTGTTTCCCAGGCAACTACTGATCAGGCATTTCTGGACCCCAAAACAACAAATTGATTTCTTAGATATCTATCATGCTTTCCGGAAGCAGTCCCACCCAGAAATCATTAGTTATTTAGAAAAGGTCATCCCTCTCATTTCTGATGCAGGACTCCGGTGGCGCCTGACAGATTTGTGCACCAAG ATACAGCGTGGTTCCCACCCAGCAATATGTGATATCTTGGCTCTGAGAGAGTGTTTCTCTAACCATCCTCTGGGCATGAAACAACTCCAGGCTTTTCACGTG AAAGCCTTGAGCCGAGCCATGCTTCTCACACCTTACCTGCCTCCTCCCTTGTTAAGACGTCGTTTGAAGACTCATATAACTGTGATTCACCAGCTGGACCAGGCTTTGGCAAAGCTGGGGATTGGCCAGCTGACTGCTGAGGAAGTAAAATCG GCTTGTTATCTCCGTGGCCTGAATTCTACCCATATTGGTGAAGACAGGTGTCGAACTTGGCTGGGAGAATGGCTGCGGATTTCCTGCAGCCTGAAAG
- the LETMD1 gene encoding LETM1 domain-containing protein 1 isoform X6 — MALSRVCWARAAVWGSAVTPGHFVTRRLQIGRSGLAWGGPRSSKLHLSPKTDVKNLMSYVVTKTKAINGKYHRFLGRHFPRFYVLYTIFTKVPPRRQQVSFPRYYFHSTFCQLPGLLTNIQRGSHPAICDILALRECFSNHPLGMKQLQAFHVKALSRAMLLTPYLPPPLLRRRLKTHITVIHQLDQALAKLGIGQLTAEEVKSACYLRGLNSTHIGEDRCRTWLGEWLRISCSLKEAELSLLLHNVILLSTNYLGTRR; from the exons ATGGCGCTCTCCAGGGTGTGCTGGGCTCGGGCTGCTGTGTGGGGTTCAGCAGTCACCCCTGGACATTTTGTCACCCGGAGGCTGCAAATTGGTCGCTCTGGCCTGGCTTGGGGGGGCCCTCG GTCTTCAAAGCTTCACCTTTCTCCAAAGACAGATGTGAAGAACTTGATGTCTTATGTGGTGACCAAGACAAAAGCGATTAATGGGAAATACCATCGTTTCTTGGGTCGTCATTTCCCCCGCTTCTATGTCCTGTACACAATCTTCAcgaaag TTCCGCCAAGACGTCAACAAGTGTCTTTTCCTAGGTATTATTTCCACTCCACCTTTTGCCAACTACCTGGTCTTCTTACTAAT ATACAGCGTGGTTCCCACCCAGCAATATGTGATATCTTGGCTCTGAGAGAGTGTTTCTCTAACCATCCTCTGGGCATGAAACAACTCCAGGCTTTTCACGTG AAAGCCTTGAGCCGAGCCATGCTTCTCACACCTTACCTGCCTCCTCCCTTGTTAAGACGTCGTTTGAAGACTCATATAACTGTGATTCACCAGCTGGACCAGGCTTTGGCAAAGCTGGGGATTGGCCAGCTGACTGCTGAGGAAGTAAAATCG GCTTGTTATCTCCGTGGCCTGAATTCTACCCATATTGGTGAAGACAGGTGTCGAACTTGGCTGGGAGAATGGCTGCGGATTTCCTGCAGCCTGAAAG AAGCTGAGCTGTCTCTCTTGCTGCACAACGTGATCCTGCTCTCCACCAACTACCTTGGGACAAGGCGCTGA
- the LETMD1 gene encoding LETM1 domain-containing protein 1 isoform X1 translates to MALSRVCWARAAVWGSAVTPGHFVTRRLQIGRSGLAWGGPRSSKLHLSPKTDVKNLMSYVVTKTKAINGKYHRFLGRHFPRFYVLYTIFTKGFRMLWADAKKARRIKTDMWNHNMEFHQLPYREMEHLRQFRQDVNKCLFLGIISTPPFANYLVFLLMYLFPRQLLIRHFWTPKQQIDFLDIYHAFRKQSHPEIISYLEKVIPLISDAGLRWRLTDLCTKIQRGSHPAICDILALRECFSNHPLGMKQLQAFHVKALSRAMLLTPYLPPPLLRRRLKTHITVIHQLDQALAKLGIGQLTAEEVKSACYLRGLNSTHIGEDRCRTWLGEWLRISCSLKEAELSLLLHNVILLSTNYLGTRR, encoded by the exons ATGGCGCTCTCCAGGGTGTGCTGGGCTCGGGCTGCTGTGTGGGGTTCAGCAGTCACCCCTGGACATTTTGTCACCCGGAGGCTGCAAATTGGTCGCTCTGGCCTGGCTTGGGGGGGCCCTCG GTCTTCAAAGCTTCACCTTTCTCCAAAGACAGATGTGAAGAACTTGATGTCTTATGTGGTGACCAAGACAAAAGCGATTAATGGGAAATACCATCGTTTCTTGGGTCGTCATTTCCCCCGCTTCTATGTCCTGTACACAATCTTCAcgaaag GATTTCGGATGTTATGGGCTGATGCCAAAAAGGCTAGAAGAATAAAGACAGATATGTGGAATCACAATATGGAATTTCATCAACTTCCATACCGGGAGATGGAGCATTTGAGACAG TTCCGCCAAGACGTCAACAAGTGTCTTTTCCTAGGTATTATTTCCACTCCACCTTTTGCCAACTACCTGGTCTTCTTACTAAT GTACCTGTTTCCCAGGCAACTACTGATCAGGCATTTCTGGACCCCAAAACAACAAATTGATTTCTTAGATATCTATCATGCTTTCCGGAAGCAGTCCCACCCAGAAATCATTAGTTATTTAGAAAAGGTCATCCCTCTCATTTCTGATGCAGGACTCCGGTGGCGCCTGACAGATTTGTGCACCAAG ATACAGCGTGGTTCCCACCCAGCAATATGTGATATCTTGGCTCTGAGAGAGTGTTTCTCTAACCATCCTCTGGGCATGAAACAACTCCAGGCTTTTCACGTG AAAGCCTTGAGCCGAGCCATGCTTCTCACACCTTACCTGCCTCCTCCCTTGTTAAGACGTCGTTTGAAGACTCATATAACTGTGATTCACCAGCTGGACCAGGCTTTGGCAAAGCTGGGGATTGGCCAGCTGACTGCTGAGGAAGTAAAATCG GCTTGTTATCTCCGTGGCCTGAATTCTACCCATATTGGTGAAGACAGGTGTCGAACTTGGCTGGGAGAATGGCTGCGGATTTCCTGCAGCCTGAAAG AAGCTGAGCTGTCTCTCTTGCTGCACAACGTGATCCTGCTCTCCACCAACTACCTTGGGACAAGGCGCTGA
- the LETMD1 gene encoding LETM1 domain-containing protein 1 isoform X5 has product MYLFPRQLLIRHFWTPKQQIDFLDIYHAFRKQSHPEIISYLEKVIPLISDAGLRWRLTDLCTKIQRGSHPAICDILALRECFSNHPLGMKQLQAFHVKALSRAMLLTPYLPPPLLRRRLKTHITVIHQLDQALAKLGIGQLTAEEVKSACYLRGLNSTHIGEDRCRTWLGEWLRISCSLKEAELSLLLHNVILLSTNYLGTRR; this is encoded by the exons AT GTACCTGTTTCCCAGGCAACTACTGATCAGGCATTTCTGGACCCCAAAACAACAAATTGATTTCTTAGATATCTATCATGCTTTCCGGAAGCAGTCCCACCCAGAAATCATTAGTTATTTAGAAAAGGTCATCCCTCTCATTTCTGATGCAGGACTCCGGTGGCGCCTGACAGATTTGTGCACCAAG ATACAGCGTGGTTCCCACCCAGCAATATGTGATATCTTGGCTCTGAGAGAGTGTTTCTCTAACCATCCTCTGGGCATGAAACAACTCCAGGCTTTTCACGTG AAAGCCTTGAGCCGAGCCATGCTTCTCACACCTTACCTGCCTCCTCCCTTGTTAAGACGTCGTTTGAAGACTCATATAACTGTGATTCACCAGCTGGACCAGGCTTTGGCAAAGCTGGGGATTGGCCAGCTGACTGCTGAGGAAGTAAAATCG GCTTGTTATCTCCGTGGCCTGAATTCTACCCATATTGGTGAAGACAGGTGTCGAACTTGGCTGGGAGAATGGCTGCGGATTTCCTGCAGCCTGAAAG AAGCTGAGCTGTCTCTCTTGCTGCACAACGTGATCCTGCTCTCCACCAACTACCTTGGGACAAGGCGCTGA